One genomic region from Aliarcobacter cryaerophilus ATCC 43158 encodes:
- a CDS encoding thiamine phosphate synthase → MKNIKSYLITDPNYFSNNPEKFEEKLRTVLKNHKIDFACFRDKSSQNIEELAKIFLQICKEFKIENIFINSNITLATKLGFDGVHLNSQQFDKIENAKKSNLITIISCHTLEELENSMKKNIDFATYSPIFDTPNKGESKGVEQLNEATKNFPNLKIFALGGIIKDEQIKDIEKTKAYGFASIRYFI, encoded by the coding sequence ATGAAAAATATAAAATCTTATCTAATAACTGATCCAAACTATTTTTCAAATAATCCAGAAAAATTTGAAGAAAAATTAAGAACTGTTTTAAAAAACCATAAAATTGATTTCGCTTGTTTTAGAGATAAAAGTTCACAAAATATTGAAGAGTTAGCTAAAATATTTTTACAAATTTGTAAAGAGTTTAAAATAGAAAATATTTTTATTAACTCAAATATAACTTTAGCAACCAAGCTAGGCTTTGATGGAGTTCATCTAAATTCACAACAATTTGATAAAATCGAAAATGCAAAAAAATCAAATCTTATTACAATTATATCTTGCCACACTTTAGAAGAGTTAGAAAATTCAATGAAGAAAAATATAGATTTTGCAACATACTCTCCTATTTTTGATACACCAAACAAAGGAGAATCAAAAGGAGTAGAACAATTAAATGAAGCTACAAAAAACTTTCCAAATCTAAAGATATTTGCACTTGGAGGAATAATAAAGGATGAACAGATAAAAGATATAGAAAAAACCAAAGCTTATGGTTTTGCATCTATTAGATATTTTATTTAA
- a CDS encoding F0F1 ATP synthase subunit A has protein sequence MEGRLFTFLGTIGGHGQEWIILSHFVLVIGIIFLVSRMATRKMQLVPTGSQNVLEAFVGGIIAMGSDTMGEKNARVYMPLIGSLALVIFVSNMIGVIPGFEAPTSNINFTASLAIIVFVYYNYLGIKKNGFVNYFKHFMGPMPVLAPLMFPIEIISHLSRIISLSFRLFGSIRGDDMFLMVLLMLVPWILPLPGFFLLTAFGVLQAFIFSILTYVYIAGSIMMEEEHH, from the coding sequence ATGGAAGGAAGATTGTTTACATTCTTAGGAACTATTGGTGGTCACGGACAAGAGTGGATAATTTTATCTCACTTTGTTTTAGTAATTGGAATTATTTTTCTAGTTTCTAGAATGGCTACAAGAAAAATGCAACTAGTTCCAACAGGAAGCCAAAATGTTTTAGAGGCATTTGTAGGTGGTATTATTGCTATGGGTAGCGATACTATGGGTGAAAAAAATGCTAGAGTTTATATGCCATTAATTGGATCTTTAGCTTTAGTTATATTTGTTAGTAATATGATAGGAGTAATTCCAGGTTTTGAAGCACCAACAAGTAATATAAACTTTACTGCATCTTTAGCTATCATAGTTTTTGTATATTACAACTATTTAGGAATTAAGAAAAATGGTTTTGTAAACTATTTTAAACATTTTATGGGACCAATGCCAGTATTAGCTCCTTTAATGTTCCCAATTGAGATTATCTCACACTTATCAAGAATAATATCTCTATCTTTTAGGTTATTTGGTTCTATTAGAGGTGATGATATGTTCTTAATGGTACTTTTAATGTTAGTTCCATGGATTTTACCACTACCAGGGTTTTTCCTATTAACTGCATTTGGTGTTTTACAAGCATTTATTTTTAGTATCCTAACATATGTTTATATAGCAGGTTCTATTATGATGGAAGAAGAGCATCACTAA